A part of Liolophura sinensis isolate JHLJ2023 chromosome 1, CUHK_Ljap_v2, whole genome shotgun sequence genomic DNA contains:
- the LOC135466937 gene encoding uncharacterized protein LOC135466937 — MHASLFVWALMLFAGNCAAFRKGGARAYCVDAFSRRHALQEKWVEVYKLCECIYPESLLFFWNGRNPSDAISHCQYNGCPTLSGRWLLQAGEEFYNDSGDWCICQRGTSPWLMDAATLFHAKCFDEGREYYMDFDHS; from the exons ATGCATGCATCGTTATTTGTTTGGGCTTTGATGCTGTTCGCTGGCAACTGCGCTGCATTTCGTAAGGGAGGCGCAAGAG CTTACTGTGTGGACGCGTTCTCAAGGAGGCACGCACTACAAGAGAAATGGGTGGAAGTATATAAACTGTGCGAGTGCATCTACCCGGAGAGTCTGCTCTTCTTCTGGAATGGACGGAACCCGTCTGATGCCATCAGccattgtcagtataatg GCTGTCCCACACTCTCCGGTAGATGGTTACTGCAAGCAGGGGAAGAATTTTACAATGACAGTGGGGACTGGTGTATTTGTCAGAGGGGTACAAGCCCATGGCTAATGGATGCCGCCACGCTGTTCCACGCCAAGTGTTTCGATGAAGGCCGGGAGTACTATATGGATTTCGACCATTCATAA